The Brasilonema sennae CENA114 genome includes a region encoding these proteins:
- a CDS encoding D-2-hydroxyacid dehydrogenase, translated as MKLIIPIEVADKLEPHLPSDTTFVRADIDGNLDGDATDAEVYFSWLYYLKPTTLHKVLESAPQLRWHHAPNAGVNNILTPKYLERDIILTNGAGVHAVPIAEFVIAYMLSYAKQLLKLHKLQTQQQWQRDFQIEELQDKTLLIIGTGGIGQEIAARAKAFGMRIFGSRRHPQPLPNFDKVVGTNEWKALLNEAEYVVIATPLTKETESMINAEVLRSMRPDAYLINIARGKIVDEPALLKALQENWIAGAALDAVFTEPLPPESPFWTLPNVFITPHCSSHSPKVKERSLALFLDNLTRYRHGKPLRNVVDKNAGY; from the coding sequence ATGAAACTAATTATACCGATAGAAGTTGCTGATAAACTTGAGCCGCATCTACCTAGCGATACAACATTTGTCCGGGCAGATATTGATGGCAATCTGGACGGTGATGCTACAGATGCCGAAGTCTACTTCAGTTGGCTTTATTATCTTAAACCCACAACTTTGCATAAAGTTTTAGAATCTGCACCTCAATTGCGTTGGCATCATGCACCGAATGCGGGTGTCAATAATATCCTGACACCAAAATATTTAGAACGTGACATCATCCTGACTAACGGTGCAGGAGTTCATGCTGTTCCCATTGCCGAATTTGTCATTGCTTATATGTTGTCTTATGCCAAGCAATTGCTAAAATTACACAAGCTACAAACTCAACAGCAATGGCAAAGGGATTTTCAAATTGAAGAACTGCAAGATAAGACATTATTAATTATTGGTACAGGGGGAATTGGGCAAGAAATTGCTGCCCGTGCCAAAGCTTTTGGGATGCGGATTTTTGGAAGCCGTCGTCACCCGCAACCATTACCAAATTTCGACAAAGTAGTGGGTACAAATGAGTGGAAAGCACTCCTAAACGAAGCAGAATACGTAGTTATTGCTACACCTCTGACAAAGGAAACCGAGAGCATGATTAATGCAGAAGTACTGCGATCAATGCGTCCCGATGCTTATTTGATAAATATTGCTCGTGGCAAAATTGTGGATGAACCTGCACTGTTAAAAGCGTTGCAGGAAAATTGGATTGCAGGTGCAGCTTTAGATGCGGTGTTTACGGAACCACTGCCGCCAGAAAGTCCATTTTGGACGTTACCGAATGTTTTTATTACACCCCACTGTTCCAGTCATTCACCCAAAGTTAAAGAGCGTTCGCTTGCACTTTTCCTCGATAATTTAACACGCTATCGCCACGGAAAGCCCCTACGAAATGTCGTAGATAAAAATGCTGGTTACTAA